A window of Blastomonas sp. SL216 contains these coding sequences:
- a CDS encoding porin produces MFSAWGARPATFVVAALMASTGSPAFAQAVPAPAPGAAQPDYLGIIADLQRQIDELKATVNELKAEKQAAAATPAPPAAMASAAPQVAAPVAQASAPAPVPAPTSPPAQVAEAGSKRGKAWYEKLQLRGYTQMRLNTIVSGDAEAPAGVSRLRTIGDGDVRSDSNFSFRRVRLVLQGDVSDYVSLYLQADLASAVSNQSAGERREGFAQLRDAYADVFPTKDKSFRIRLGQSKIPYGWENMQSSSNRLALDRSDGINTGAPSERDIGIVAYYTPDRVQDIWDRLGKDGQKLFGNYGAFGLGAFNGQGTNRTETNDNVMVVGLATWPFELDALGLDGQVLELGGSFYRNRVNPEIRTGGVSPIDYKDNRIGVHAILYPQPFGLQAEWNWGTGPEFDPVTRQIAERPLNGGYVQAMARVRQSPLGPFYPFARWQYYRGGFKGATNAPRLETEELEFGFEFLPTPALELTVSYGFASRKEADERRFGQAEGELLRIQAQWNY; encoded by the coding sequence ATGTTCTCTGCCTGGGGTGCTCGGCCCGCAACCTTCGTGGTCGCCGCACTGATGGCAAGCACCGGCAGTCCTGCCTTCGCCCAGGCTGTCCCCGCGCCTGCGCCGGGGGCTGCGCAGCCCGACTATCTGGGCATCATCGCCGATCTCCAGCGCCAGATCGATGAGCTGAAGGCCACGGTCAACGAGCTGAAGGCCGAAAAACAGGCAGCCGCTGCCACACCCGCTCCACCGGCAGCGATGGCCAGCGCCGCGCCCCAGGTGGCAGCGCCTGTCGCCCAGGCCTCCGCCCCTGCGCCCGTCCCCGCGCCAACATCACCGCCGGCGCAGGTCGCCGAGGCCGGCAGCAAGCGCGGCAAGGCCTGGTACGAAAAGCTGCAATTGCGCGGCTATACCCAGATGCGGCTCAACACCATCGTCTCCGGCGATGCCGAGGCGCCCGCAGGGGTGTCGCGGCTGCGTACCATCGGCGATGGCGATGTGCGGTCGGACAGCAATTTCAGCTTCCGCCGGGTCCGGCTGGTGCTGCAGGGCGATGTCAGCGACTATGTGTCGCTCTATCTGCAGGCGGATCTTGCATCTGCCGTGTCCAACCAGTCGGCGGGTGAACGGCGCGAGGGCTTTGCCCAGCTGCGCGATGCCTATGCCGATGTCTTTCCGACCAAGGACAAGAGCTTTCGCATTCGCCTCGGCCAGTCGAAAATTCCTTATGGCTGGGAAAACATGCAGTCCTCGTCCAACCGTCTGGCGCTCGATCGCAGCGACGGCATCAACACCGGCGCGCCGAGCGAACGCGATATCGGGATCGTCGCCTATTATACGCCCGATCGTGTGCAGGATATCTGGGACCGGCTGGGCAAGGACGGGCAGAAGCTGTTCGGCAATTACGGCGCGTTCGGCCTCGGCGCGTTCAACGGCCAGGGCACCAACCGCACCGAGACCAATGACAATGTGATGGTCGTCGGCCTCGCCACCTGGCCGTTTGAGCTCGACGCTCTGGGGCTGGACGGGCAGGTGCTCGAGCTGGGCGGGTCGTTCTATCGCAACCGCGTCAATCCGGAGATCCGCACCGGCGGGGTCAGCCCGATCGACTACAAGGACAATCGCATCGGCGTCCACGCGATCCTGTACCCGCAGCCTTTCGGGCTGCAGGCGGAATGGAACTGGGGCACCGGGCCGGAATTCGACCCCGTCACCCGCCAGATCGCCGAACGCCCGCTCAACGGCGGCTATGTCCAGGCGATGGCGCGCGTGCGGCAGTCGCCGCTGGGCCCGTTCTATCCCTTTGCACGCTGGCAATATTATCGCGGAGGTTTCAAGGGCGCGACCAATGCCCCGCGGCTGGAAACCGAAGAGCTGGAATTCGGCTTCGAGTTCCTGCCCACCCCAGCGCTCGAACTGACCGTCAGCTATGGCTTCGCCTCGCGCAAGGAGGCGGACGAGCGGCGCTTTGGCCAGGCCGAGGGCGAGCTGCTGCGCATCCAGGCGCAGTGGAACTATTGA
- a CDS encoding DUF4118 domain-containing protein: MQNDHLPTRSSRNTVSKQAGGYVSALVLIALATLGGLLIAPRWGSGAVALLYIPPVLVAALALGLWPALAAATLSTLAYNFYFTQPYHSFQISNPADVMTVAVLFLVAVVTSRLVASIREQSHRADAYAARNATIAGLARRLLSCTGEQQICDVAVQQLSLLFACQAVIVVQRDGEGRIIAAAPPHAVLSPGDFAAASITLTSGQPTGRGISPAKLTDWQFHGIGSDDAVLAAAGLAREDGTSPVGEGQAQLLGNLLDQVALALVRARLEDEARDLAALRERDRLRTALLTSIGEDVKPRLNAISAAGRALRRTPGIDKSLAATVASEAAHLDRYVDGLVDLSPGAEQEPLAIGPLRVDLHRRLVARDGEPVHLTPKEYAVLAELAKHAGRVLSHSHLLRSVWGPAQQDNIDYLRVAIRALRQKLERDPAHPALILNEPAIGYRLTSPEA, encoded by the coding sequence ATGCAGAACGACCATCTTCCGACCCGATCCTCGCGCAACACCGTCAGCAAACAGGCGGGCGGCTATGTCTCGGCGCTGGTGCTGATCGCGCTGGCCACGCTGGGCGGACTGCTGATCGCGCCGCGCTGGGGCAGCGGCGCGGTGGCATTGCTCTATATTCCGCCGGTCCTGGTTGCAGCACTCGCGTTGGGCCTTTGGCCCGCGCTGGCGGCGGCGACGCTCTCCACGCTCGCCTATAATTTCTATTTCACGCAGCCCTATCACAGCTTCCAGATCAGCAATCCCGCCGATGTGATGACGGTGGCGGTGCTGTTCCTGGTGGCCGTGGTGACCAGCCGTCTCGTCGCCTCGATCCGCGAACAGAGCCACCGCGCCGATGCCTATGCCGCGCGCAACGCGACGATTGCCGGGCTGGCCCGGCGGCTGTTGAGCTGCACCGGCGAGCAGCAGATCTGCGATGTGGCGGTGCAGCAGCTTTCCCTGCTGTTCGCCTGTCAGGCCGTCATCGTCGTGCAGCGCGACGGCGAGGGGCGGATCATCGCCGCCGCGCCGCCGCACGCCGTCCTCAGCCCCGGAGACTTTGCTGCCGCGTCGATCACGCTGACGTCCGGCCAGCCGACGGGAAGAGGCATCAGCCCGGCCAAGCTGACTGACTGGCAATTCCACGGTATCGGTTCGGATGATGCGGTGCTGGCCGCCGCCGGGCTTGCGCGCGAGGATGGCACATCCCCGGTCGGCGAGGGCCAGGCGCAGCTGCTCGGCAACCTGCTCGACCAGGTGGCGCTGGCGCTGGTCCGCGCGCGGCTGGAGGATGAGGCCCGGGACCTGGCGGCGCTGCGCGAACGCGACCGGTTGCGAACGGCTTTGCTGACCTCGATCGGCGAGGATGTGAAGCCCCGGCTCAACGCGATTTCGGCCGCAGGCCGCGCATTGCGCCGCACGCCGGGAATCGACAAGAGCCTGGCGGCGACCGTGGCCTCGGAAGCAGCGCATCTGGACCGTTATGTCGACGGGCTGGTCGATCTGAGCCCCGGCGCCGAACAGGAACCGCTCGCCATCGGCCCCTTGCGCGTCGATCTGCACCGCCGTCTGGTGGCGCGCGATGGCGAGCCGGTCCACCTGACGCCCAAGGAATATGCCGTGCTGGCGGAGCTGGCCAAGCATGCCGGGCGCGTCTTGTCGCACAGCCATCTGCTGCGCAGCGTCTGGGGCCCGGCGCAGCAGGACAATATCGATTATCTGCGCGTCGCCATCCGCGCGCTGCGCCAGAAGCTGGAGCGTGACCCCGCCCATCCCGCGCTGATCCTCAACGAACCGGCCATCGGCTACCGGCTGACCAGCCCCGAGGCCTGA